In the Flavobacterium sp. J372 genome, one interval contains:
- a CDS encoding transglutaminase family protein has translation MKIKILKFVVAILIGLQPLYAQKDIDPTPEDIALAKSLHDKYPKNEVAILSDIEIVSFGFDDKTHNVTVNHTINSRLMNIGHRADIHKYEFYNSESEVKELNVKYRNGKKAKFKLNDEFHTTNDIFYSDYRVKYMEIDFPVQGYTYDYEMVKHYKDVKYFTSVFFNKEYPIVKKEMVIIVPDWLTVEIKEFNFSGHTVDKKVITDTKTKSSKYIFTITDLPAIAKEESAPGPSYTYPHLLLIAKSFNKGGKTTTLFNSTADLYKWYKSLVNDIDEKPEQLNDKVKELTANAKSDEEKIKNIYYWVQDNIRYIAFEDGLAGFRPDASQNVFNKRFGDCKGMANLTRQMLKAAGFDARLTWIGTKRIAYDYTIPSLCVDNHMICTVIKGGKRYFLDGTEKYNSFGEYAERIQGKEVLIEDGDSFIIDKVPIAAASHNKEIYSADLKIKNESLTGVVSNFMKGESRASFLYGYNNIKTDKKENALEYYLSGGNKNFVVSNIRTSDLSNRDNPIKLEYDATFKNKVSYFDDEIYVNLDYRREYSSLDFKERKSDYEFDYKEDYESIITLEIPEGYKVTQLPQPYVADNGNYYIKTSYEEKGKAIVYKKNLYLKPGL, from the coding sequence ATGAAAATTAAGATATTAAAATTCGTTGTTGCCATACTGATAGGCTTACAACCTCTGTATGCACAAAAAGATATTGATCCTACCCCGGAAGATATCGCACTTGCAAAATCTTTACATGATAAGTATCCAAAAAATGAGGTCGCTATACTCAGCGACATTGAAATAGTTTCATTCGGATTTGATGATAAAACTCATAATGTAACGGTTAATCATACTATTAACAGCCGTTTAATGAATATAGGCCATCGCGCAGATATTCATAAATATGAATTTTACAACAGTGAATCTGAAGTGAAAGAATTGAATGTTAAGTACCGTAATGGCAAAAAAGCGAAGTTCAAACTTAACGATGAATTTCATACAACTAATGATATATTCTATAGTGACTATAGGGTAAAATATATGGAAATTGATTTTCCTGTACAGGGATACACCTATGATTATGAAATGGTTAAGCATTACAAAGATGTAAAATATTTCACTTCAGTTTTTTTTAATAAAGAGTATCCCATCGTTAAAAAAGAAATGGTAATCATAGTGCCCGACTGGCTTACAGTAGAAATTAAAGAGTTTAATTTCAGCGGTCACACTGTTGACAAAAAAGTAATTACAGATACGAAAACAAAATCTTCTAAATATATCTTTACGATTACAGATCTTCCGGCAATAGCCAAAGAAGAGTCAGCTCCAGGGCCAAGCTACACATATCCGCACCTTCTTTTAATCGCAAAATCATTTAATAAAGGTGGAAAAACAACAACCCTATTCAACTCAACAGCTGATTTATATAAATGGTACAAATCATTGGTAAACGACATTGATGAAAAACCTGAACAACTTAATGATAAGGTTAAAGAACTTACAGCCAATGCTAAAAGTGATGAAGAAAAAATTAAAAATATCTACTATTGGGTACAAGACAATATAAGATATATTGCTTTTGAAGACGGATTGGCCGGTTTCCGGCCTGATGCCTCACAAAATGTTTTCAACAAACGCTTTGGTGACTGTAAGGGTATGGCTAACTTAACAAGGCAGATGCTCAAGGCTGCCGGGTTTGATGCACGCCTTACATGGATTGGCACTAAAAGAATTGCTTATGATTACACTATTCCATCGCTATGCGTTGACAATCATATGATTTGCACAGTTATAAAAGGCGGCAAACGCTATTTTCTTGATGGAACAGAGAAATATAACTCTTTTGGGGAATATGCTGAGCGCATACAGGGCAAAGAAGTTTTGATTGAAGATGGCGACAGTTTCATAATTGATAAAGTTCCTATTGCAGCTGCATCACATAACAAAGAAATTTACAGTGCTGATTTAAAAATTAAAAATGAATCACTTACAGGTGTTGTGAGCAATTTTATGAAAGGTGAAAGCCGGGCCTCTTTTTTATATGGCTACAACAATATTAAGACTGACAAAAAAGAGAACGCACTGGAATACTATCTTTCAGGCGGTAATAAAAACTTCGTGGTATCAAATATCCGGACATCAGATTTATCAAACAGGGATAACCCTATTAAACTTGAATATGATGCCACCTTTAAAAATAAAGTGTCTTATTTTGACGATGAAATTTACGTAAATCTTGATTATAGAAGAGAGTACAGCAGCCTTGACTTTAAAGAACGTAAAAGCGATTATGAGTTTGATTATAAGGAAGATTATGAATCTATAATAACACTTGAAATACCTGAAGGCTATAAAGTTACACAGTTACCACAACCTTACGTTGCAGATAATGGCAATTACTATATAAAAACTTCTTACGAGGAAAAAGGCAAGGCCATTGTTTATAAAAAGAATTTGTATTTAAAACCGGGGCTATAA
- a CDS encoding DUF3857 domain-containing protein: MKNNFITLLLLLSNIIQAQTKEEVEASVWPKNDPYSSVVKIPEKWKKESAVIIIKDERYSFDTSMMINNSYMSVRKRVMLLDQAAVKEFSEFSITERIKYKVVIMFGSHEKKERDLMGIKVIKPDGTEKRINVDEVSVKADDKIKIAVPNLEPGDIIDYYYYTNVPPVAIEERLLADEYPIMNAKITLDTEDNFFINFNSYNGAPKIKSVPEKGKKLKYELVASDIEKYEPKRWYYPFAELPAYKFHAVQKQTGNYAKLADAFVDNVKELKKTVSKEDVLKFYDNKLWALGNIGEVKKYIKQKGYTSTEEKVVQAYYFYRHMYFTRYMEALLASEAKIFDGTELYGNAPIFLDDEYKFGRHMMAFLKENKIKYEIIVATGRENGDIKDLLIQPNVLVGIKVLTDQPIYLQYFGMYNTPGTINYSIEGTDGYALQTPNFVKGTAVKDTKLPVSSYKDNKITNIATVKLNDDFNGFHFQKESLVYGQFKEGEQKEKLNFTDFMDQDNERYGTKPLKDLISNNKKKEQFIREYNALKTKIKDKQKKEFEESTEAEYGFDIDNHSFTFVDFGRYDKLQPFAYNENFTVNNNLIKSAGSNYVIEIGKFIGEQLKLDEKEMNRKENIYSIFPRSYDEQVILTIPDGYTVSGIDKLNKKVENNTGGFISTASIEGNQLKIKAYKYYANYFEPTSNWKDMTAFLEAAYQFTQEKILLKKI; this comes from the coding sequence ATGAAAAATAATTTTATAACGTTGCTACTACTTTTAAGCAACATTATACAAGCGCAAACAAAAGAAGAAGTTGAAGCCAGTGTTTGGCCGAAGAATGATCCATATAGTTCAGTCGTAAAAATACCTGAAAAGTGGAAAAAAGAATCGGCAGTTATTATAATTAAAGATGAAAGGTACAGCTTTGACACATCTATGATGATTAATAACAGTTATATGTCTGTAAGAAAAAGGGTTATGCTTCTTGATCAGGCTGCAGTTAAAGAGTTTTCAGAATTTTCAATTACTGAACGTATTAAATACAAGGTTGTAATCATGTTTGGGTCACATGAAAAGAAAGAGCGCGACCTTATGGGCATAAAGGTGATTAAGCCTGATGGTACAGAAAAACGGATAAATGTAGATGAAGTATCAGTTAAAGCTGATGATAAGATAAAGATTGCTGTTCCAAATCTTGAGCCAGGTGACATTATTGACTATTACTATTATACAAATGTGCCTCCTGTTGCTATAGAAGAGAGATTACTTGCTGATGAATATCCTATAATGAATGCAAAAATTACTTTAGATACTGAAGATAATTTTTTCATAAACTTTAATTCTTATAATGGCGCACCAAAAATTAAATCAGTTCCTGAAAAAGGTAAAAAGCTCAAATATGAACTTGTAGCATCAGATATTGAAAAATATGAGCCTAAAAGATGGTATTATCCGTTTGCTGAGTTACCGGCATATAAATTTCATGCTGTACAAAAACAAACAGGAAATTATGCAAAGCTTGCTGATGCATTTGTTGATAATGTAAAAGAATTAAAGAAAACTGTGTCTAAAGAGGATGTTTTAAAATTCTATGATAATAAATTATGGGCATTGGGTAATATAGGAGAAGTAAAAAAATATATAAAACAAAAAGGATACACTTCAACGGAAGAAAAAGTTGTACAAGCATACTATTTTTACAGGCACATGTACTTTACGAGATATATGGAAGCATTGCTGGCATCTGAAGCAAAAATATTTGATGGTACTGAGCTTTATGGAAACGCACCTATATTTCTTGATGATGAATACAAATTTGGGCGCCATATGATGGCTTTTCTGAAAGAAAACAAAATAAAATATGAAATAATTGTAGCAACTGGCAGAGAGAATGGAGACATTAAAGATCTTTTAATACAACCAAATGTTTTAGTTGGTATAAAAGTGTTGACAGACCAGCCAATTTACTTGCAATACTTTGGTATGTATAATACGCCTGGTACAATTAATTACAGTATTGAAGGTACAGATGGCTATGCATTACAGACTCCGAATTTTGTAAAGGGAACAGCCGTTAAAGACACTAAACTGCCTGTATCTTCGTATAAAGATAATAAGATTACTAATATTGCAACTGTTAAACTTAATGATGATTTTAACGGATTTCATTTTCAAAAAGAATCACTCGTTTACGGGCAATTTAAAGAAGGTGAACAAAAGGAAAAATTAAATTTCACAGATTTTATGGATCAGGACAATGAGAGATATGGCACAAAACCTTTAAAAGACCTAATAAGTAATAATAAGAAAAAAGAACAATTTATTAGGGAATATAATGCGCTTAAAACAAAAATTAAAGATAAGCAGAAGAAAGAATTTGAAGAATCAACCGAAGCTGAATATGGTTTCGATATTGACAACCATTCATTTACATTTGTTGATTTTGGCAGGTATGATAAACTACAGCCATTTGCGTATAACGAAAACTTTACAGTAAATAATAACCTGATTAAATCTGCAGGTTCAAATTACGTAATTGAGATAGGAAAATTTATTGGTGAACAGCTTAAGCTTGATGAAAAAGAAATGAATCGTAAAGAAAACATATATTCCATTTTTCCTCGCTCTTATGATGAACAGGTAATACTTACAATTCCTGATGGATACACTGTATCAGGCATTGATAAGCTTAACAAAAAGGTTGAAAATAATACCGGAGGATTTATAAGCACAGCATCGATAGAAGGAAACCAGCTTAAAATTAAAGCATACAAATATTATGCAAACTACTTTGAACCTACTTCAAACTGGAAAGATATGACTGCTTTCTTAGAGGCTGCATACCAATTTACACAGGAAAAGATTTTATTAAAAAAGATTTAA
- a CDS encoding T9SS type A sorting domain-containing protein yields MKRTLLIAALMLSAFGFAQQTHHINWGTTAGVAQFSKTIAPGDTVMWMWTTAHPHTVTSQPGSAENFDSGTLQGIGLSYSKTFNVVGTNPYVCIFHAGMAGVITVDANASTQRNNKNAFSAWPNPATDVINISAEAVIDKIEMFDVNGRKIMDASNAGNADAKLYIDGLAQGTYLLKVTSGGKQEDLNIVKK; encoded by the coding sequence ATGAAAAGAACATTACTTATTGCAGCTCTTATGCTTTCTGCATTTGGTTTTGCCCAACAAACACATCACATTAACTGGGGTACAACCGCGGGTGTTGCCCAATTTAGTAAAACAATTGCACCAGGTGACACTGTAATGTGGATGTGGACAACAGCACACCCGCATACTGTAACTTCACAACCCGGAAGCGCGGAAAATTTTGACAGCGGTACATTGCAGGGTATAGGGCTGTCTTATTCTAAGACGTTTAATGTTGTAGGTACAAACCCATATGTATGTATTTTTCATGCAGGTATGGCAGGCGTTATAACTGTAGATGCAAATGCGTCTACTCAAAGAAATAACAAAAATGCCTTTAGTGCATGGCCTAATCCTGCAACTGATGTTATTAATATTTCGGCAGAAGCGGTGATCGATAAAATTGAAATGTTTGATGTAAACGGCAGAAAAATAATGGACGCTTCAAATGCAGGTAATGCAGATGCAAAGCTTTATATTGACGGGCTTGCACAGGGTACTTACTTATTAAAGGTGACTTCAGGTGGAAAGCAGGAAGATTTGAATATTGTGAAGAAATAA
- a CDS encoding ion channel, with protein MGFFKKINSNAATSDTTGFGTNPSNYGGRFINKDGSANIEKRGMPFFSRISWYHTMLTMPGWKFISVLLGFYAAVNFVFALMYYAIGVEYLNGIDDSGSELLKFGKAYFFSAQTFTTVGYGHISPNGFLTSALAATEALTGLLCFAIATGLFYGRFSRPKAYLIFSENALISPYKDGTALMLRTAPHKNTNLIDAEARLTLGMNITENDIAVNKFYNLPLQMQKIGSLTLSWTLVHPIDEKSPLYGFTAEDFKSVEGEVMVYIKAFDDLFSNTVGISTSYTFDEIVYDAKFELMYTENADNTKTILHLDKINSFITGIFIKYIFFGNVISMLKFFNFDIAINFKKLNYEKNITYCSSYAFCIWFCPTNTSH; from the coding sequence ATGGGATTTTTTAAAAAGATAAATAGTAACGCCGCTACCAGCGATACAACTGGTTTCGGTACCAATCCGTCAAATTATGGCGGACGCTTTATTAATAAAGACGGCAGCGCCAATATAGAGAAACGCGGTATGCCCTTCTTCAGCCGGATAAGCTGGTACCACACCATGCTTACCATGCCTGGTTGGAAGTTTATATCTGTACTGTTAGGATTTTATGCAGCTGTAAACTTTGTCTTTGCATTGATGTATTATGCAATTGGGGTTGAATATCTTAATGGTATTGATGATTCAGGCTCTGAATTATTAAAATTTGGCAAAGCATATTTTTTCAGTGCCCAGACTTTTACAACGGTTGGTTACGGGCATATAAGTCCCAACGGATTTCTTACCAGTGCTCTTGCAGCAACTGAGGCATTGACCGGACTCTTATGTTTTGCAATAGCTACAGGTTTATTCTACGGAAGATTCAGCAGGCCGAAGGCTTACCTTATATTTTCTGAAAATGCGCTAATATCTCCATATAAAGATGGTACAGCGCTAATGTTAAGGACAGCGCCTCACAAAAATACAAACCTTATTGATGCCGAAGCCCGCCTTACCCTTGGGATGAACATTACTGAAAATGATATTGCTGTTAATAAGTTCTACAACTTGCCGCTGCAGATGCAAAAAATAGGATCCTTAACTCTTAGCTGGACACTTGTACACCCGATTGACGAGAAAAGCCCGCTTTACGGCTTTACTGCCGAAGATTTTAAATCGGTAGAAGGTGAGGTAATGGTATACATTAAAGCCTTTGATGATTTATTTAGCAATACTGTGGGCATAAGCACTTCGTATACATTTGATGAAATTGTTTATGATGCAAAATTCGAATTAATGTATACCGAAAATGCTGATAATACAAAAACCATCCTTCATCTCGATAAAATAAATTCTTTTATTACAGGAATTTTCATTAAGTACATTTTTTTTGGAAATGTTATAAGTATGTTAAAATTTTTTAACTTTGATATTGCTATTAATTTTAAAAAATTGAATTATGAAAAGAACATTACTTATTGCAGCTCTTATGCTTTCTGCATTTGGTTTTGCCCAACAAACACATCACATTAA
- the carB gene encoding carbamoyl-phosphate synthase large subunit — protein sequence MPKDNTIKCVLIIGSGPIVIGQACEFDYAGSQAARSIREEGIKVILINSNPATIMTDPSMADHIYLKPLTTKSIIEILKDHPEIDAVLPTMGGQTALNLCLEADEKGIWADFNVKLIGVDINAINITEDREQFKQLLEKIGIPAAPAKTANSFLKGKEIAQEFGFPLVIRPSFTLGGTGAAFVHHKEDFDELLTRGLEASPIHEVLIDKALFGWKEYELELLRDKNDNVVIICSIENMDPMGIHTGDSITVAPAMTLSDVTFQKMRDMAIKMMRSIGNFAGGCNVQFAVSPDEKEDIVAIEINPRVSRSSALASKATGYPIAKIASKLALGYHLDELQNQITKSTSALFEPTLDYVIVKIPRWNFDKFEGADRTLGLQMKSVGEVMGIGRSFQEALHKATQSLEIKRNGLGADGKGYKNYEQIIDKLTHASWDRVFVIYDAIQMGIPLSRIHEITRIDMWFLRQYEELHLLEKEISTYRVDNLPKELLLEAKQKGFADRQIAHMMGCLESQVYNLREEMGIKRVYKLVDTCAAEFEAKTPYYYSTFEAEIEKADGTRYVHNESIVSDRKKVVVLGSGPNRIGQGIEFDYSCVHGVLAASECGYETIMINCNPETVSTDFDTADKLYFEPVFWEHIYDIIRHEKPEGVIVQLGGQTALKLAEKLDRYGIKILGTSFDALDLAEDRGRFSELLRELNIPFPKFGVAESADEAVKLADELDFPLLVRPSYVLGGQGMKIVINKQELEEHVIDLLKNIPGNKLLLDHYLDGAIEAEADAICDGENVYIIGIMEHIEPCGVHSGDSNATLPPFNLGEFVMQQIKDHTKKIALALKTVGLINIQFAIKDDTVYIIEANPRASRTVPFIAKAYGEPYVNYATKIMLGHNKVTDFTFNPQLKGYAIKQPVFSFNKFPGVNKKLGPEMKSTGESILFIDDLKDDQFYELYSRRKMYLSR from the coding sequence ATGCCGAAAGACAACACTATTAAATGCGTTCTTATCATAGGTTCGGGGCCGATTGTTATAGGCCAGGCCTGTGAGTTTGACTATGCCGGCTCTCAGGCGGCGCGCTCTATTCGTGAAGAGGGGATAAAAGTGATACTTATCAATTCAAACCCTGCCACAATCATGACCGACCCATCTATGGCCGATCATATTTACCTGAAGCCGCTCACCACAAAATCTATAATTGAAATACTTAAAGACCATCCTGAAATTGATGCAGTATTGCCCACAATGGGCGGGCAGACTGCTCTTAACCTATGCCTTGAGGCAGATGAAAAAGGAATCTGGGCCGACTTTAACGTAAAGCTTATAGGTGTTGATATCAACGCTATAAATATTACTGAAGACAGGGAACAGTTCAAGCAGCTGCTTGAAAAGATTGGCATACCTGCAGCACCTGCAAAAACAGCCAACTCTTTTCTGAAAGGCAAAGAGATAGCGCAGGAATTCGGCTTCCCGCTGGTTATACGCCCGTCTTTCACATTGGGCGGTACAGGCGCAGCTTTTGTGCATCATAAAGAAGATTTTGATGAGCTTCTTACCCGCGGCCTTGAAGCTTCACCCATACACGAGGTGCTTATAGACAAAGCACTTTTCGGGTGGAAGGAATATGAACTTGAGCTGCTTCGTGACAAGAATGACAACGTGGTGATTATATGTTCTATAGAGAACATGGACCCGATGGGTATTCATACCGGCGACAGTATCACGGTTGCACCGGCAATGACACTAAGTGATGTTACCTTCCAGAAGATGCGTGACATGGCCATCAAAATGATGCGCAGCATAGGCAACTTTGCCGGAGGATGTAACGTGCAGTTTGCTGTAAGCCCTGATGAGAAGGAAGACATCGTTGCCATTGAAATCAACCCACGGGTGTCACGCTCGTCGGCACTGGCATCAAAGGCTACAGGCTACCCAATTGCCAAGATAGCATCAAAACTGGCGCTTGGCTACCATCTTGATGAACTGCAGAACCAGATTACAAAATCAACCTCTGCGTTATTTGAGCCAACGCTTGATTATGTAATTGTAAAAATACCACGCTGGAACTTTGATAAGTTTGAAGGCGCTGACCGTACCCTTGGCCTCCAGATGAAATCTGTAGGCGAGGTGATGGGTATAGGCCGGTCTTTCCAGGAAGCGCTGCACAAGGCTACACAATCGCTAGAAATCAAGCGTAACGGCCTTGGCGCTGACGGTAAGGGCTACAAAAATTATGAACAGATAATAGATAAGCTTACACACGCCAGTTGGGACAGGGTATTTGTGATTTATGATGCGATACAAATGGGTATTCCGCTAAGCCGCATACACGAGATTACAAGGATTGACATGTGGTTCCTGCGCCAGTATGAAGAGCTGCACCTGCTTGAGAAAGAGATATCTACGTATAGAGTTGACAATCTCCCGAAAGAATTGTTGCTTGAAGCGAAGCAGAAAGGTTTTGCTGACAGGCAGATTGCACACATGATGGGCTGCCTGGAAAGCCAGGTATACAACCTGCGTGAAGAAATGGGCATAAAGCGTGTTTACAAACTTGTGGATACCTGCGCTGCCGAGTTTGAAGCAAAAACGCCATACTATTATTCAACCTTTGAAGCAGAAATAGAAAAGGCTGACGGTACACGATACGTTCACAATGAAAGCATTGTAAGCGACAGGAAAAAAGTGGTGGTATTGGGCTCCGGCCCGAACAGGATAGGGCAGGGCATTGAGTTTGATTACTCGTGTGTGCACGGAGTATTGGCAGCATCTGAATGCGGGTATGAGACCATAATGATAAACTGTAACCCGGAGACTGTTTCAACGGATTTTGACACAGCAGATAAGCTATATTTTGAGCCGGTATTCTGGGAGCATATCTATGATATCATCCGCCATGAAAAGCCTGAAGGCGTAATTGTGCAGCTTGGTGGTCAAACGGCCCTGAAACTAGCTGAGAAGCTTGACCGTTATGGTATAAAAATACTCGGAACGAGCTTTGACGCACTTGATCTTGCCGAAGACCGCGGGCGTTTTTCAGAGCTGCTTAGAGAGCTTAATATTCCGTTCCCTAAGTTTGGTGTGGCAGAAAGCGCTGACGAAGCTGTAAAGCTGGCTGATGAACTTGACTTCCCGTTGCTAGTGCGCCCTTCATACGTGCTTGGCGGGCAGGGAATGAAAATCGTTATCAACAAGCAAGAACTTGAAGAGCATGTGATTGACCTGCTGAAGAATATTCCTGGCAATAAGCTGTTGCTGGACCATTACCTTGATGGCGCCATTGAAGCAGAGGCTGATGCTATTTGCGATGGCGAGAATGTATATATAATTGGTATAATGGAGCACATTGAGCCTTGTGGGGTGCATTCGGGCGACAGTAATGCTACGCTGCCACCGTTTAACCTTGGTGAGTTTGTAATGCAGCAAATTAAAGACCATACAAAAAAAATTGCGCTGGCACTTAAAACAGTAGGGCTTATCAATATACAGTTTGCCATTAAAGATGATACGGTTTATATCATTGAGGCTAACCCAAGGGCATCACGTACAGTGCCTTTCATCGCAAAGGCCTACGGAGAGCCTTATGTAAATTATGCTACTAAAATAATGTTAGGCCATAATAAAGTTACCGACTTTACTTTCAATCCACAGCTAAAAGGATATGCTATAAAGCAGCCTGTGTTCTCGTTCAACAAGTTCCCGGGTGTAAATAAAAAACTCGGTCCGGAAATGAAATCGACAGGTGAGAGCATCCTCTTTATCGACGACTTGAAGGATGACCAGTTCTATGAACTTTACTCAAGACGTAAAATGTATCTGAGCAGATAA